A part of Rhinoderma darwinii isolate aRhiDar2 chromosome 1, aRhiDar2.hap1, whole genome shotgun sequence genomic DNA contains:
- the LOC142743388 gene encoding D-dopachrome decarboxylase-B-like, giving the protein MPFLDFDTSLPQQSIPEDFAGKLCSAAASILGKPKERVNATVRSGLSMVVGGSSAPCAQLIISSIGVVGTAEQNKEHSAKFFDFLTEELNLGQDRVLLRFHPLEPWQIGKNGTVMTFL; this is encoded by the exons ATGCCTTTCTTGGATTTTGATACCAGTCTTCCCCAGCAAAGTATACCAGAGGACTTTGCTGGAAAGCTGTGCTCAGCTGCGGCATCAATTCTGGGCAAACCTAAAGAA AGAGTCAATGCGACCGTGAGGAGTGGATTGTCAATGGTGGTAGGTGGCTCATCCGCCCCTTGTGCTCAACTGATCATCTCTTCCATTGGAGTTGTTGGCACTGCAGAGCAAAACAAGGAGCACAGCGCTAAGTTCTTTGACTTTCTTACGGAAGAACTAAACTTGGGACAAGACAG ggTTCTACTACGCTTTCACCCTCTGGAGCCTTGGCAGATTGGAAAAAATGGAACGGTTATGACCTTTTTGTGA